The proteins below are encoded in one region of Sedimentibacter sp. zth1:
- a CDS encoding RNA-binding domain-containing protein — translation MRLYESETVELKEIYTFDLKKEIVAFANTNGGTIYIGVQDSGEIIGVNDADLVMQQISNSLRDSIRPDVSMFTNIELLQEKKKFFIKLTVSQGTKKPYYLSDKGLKPTGVYVRSGTTSAPASEDAIRMMIKMTDGDSFEANRSLVQELTFNRLEEELQKRGLEFTEVQMKNLGILSSDNIYTNMGLLVSDQCKHSIKFAIFQGTDKLVFKDRKELTGSLFAQLTNAYKTIDFYNGTKATFHDLLRTDERDYPEDAVREALLNAIVHRDYSFSGSTFINLYSDRLEIISLGGLVSGLSLEAAMLGASQPRNEKFAALFYRMKLIEAYGTGISKIISCYKGLAVQPKFENVEGAFRVVLPNTHAQELSAENEKYLAILGLFENQKEITRSDVEQALGSGTTHAINMLKEMQEKELITKVGSGRLTRYVVK, via the coding sequence ATGAGATTATATGAAAGCGAAACAGTTGAATTAAAAGAAATCTATACCTTTGATTTAAAGAAAGAAATTGTTGCCTTTGCAAATACAAATGGTGGTACAATCTATATTGGTGTACAGGATAGCGGAGAAATTATTGGTGTCAATGACGCTGATCTTGTCATGCAACAAATTTCCAACTCTCTAAGAGATAGTATCAGACCTGATGTTTCTATGTTTACTAATATTGAGTTATTACAAGAAAAAAAGAAGTTTTTTATTAAACTAACTGTTAGCCAAGGCACGAAAAAGCCGTATTACTTATCAGATAAAGGACTTAAACCAACAGGTGTATATGTTAGAAGTGGAACAACGTCTGCCCCAGCATCTGAGGATGCTATTCGTATGATGATAAAAATGACAGATGGTGATTCATTTGAAGCGAATCGTTCTCTAGTTCAGGAGCTGACTTTTAATAGATTAGAAGAGGAATTGCAAAAAAGGGGCTTAGAATTTACTGAAGTACAGATGAAAAACTTAGGTATTCTTTCTTCTGATAATATTTATACAAATATGGGGTTGCTTGTTTCAGACCAATGCAAACACTCTATCAAATTTGCAATTTTCCAAGGCACAGATAAGTTAGTGTTTAAGGATAGAAAAGAGCTTACCGGTTCCCTATTTGCTCAGCTTACAAATGCTTATAAAACCATTGACTTTTATAATGGTACAAAAGCGACTTTCCATGATTTACTTCGTACAGATGAGAGGGATTATCCGGAAGATGCTGTTCGTGAAGCTTTACTGAATGCTATCGTTCATAGAGATTATTCCTTTAGCGGTAGCACATTTATAAATCTTTACTCTGACCGTTTAGAGATTATCTCCTTAGGTGGGTTGGTATCTGGGTTATCATTAGAGGCAGCTATGCTAGGGGCATCCCAACCTAGAAATGAAAAATTTGCAGCTCTATTTTATAGAATGAAGCTAATTGAGGCATATGGAACAGGTATTAGCAAGATAATTAGCTGCTATAAAGGTTTAGCGGTACAGCCTAAATTTGAAAATGTAGAAGGGGCATTCCGAGTTGTTCTACCTAACACGCATGCACAAGAGTTAAGTGCAGAAAATGAAAAGTACTTGGCTATCTTAGGATTGTTTGAAAATCAAAAAGAGATTACTCGATCTGATGTTGAACAAGCTCTGGGTAGCGGCACTACTCATGCCATTAATATGCTTAAAGAAATGCAGGAAAAAGAGCTTATCACAAAAGTTGGTAGCGGTAGGCTGACAAGATATGTAGTGAAGTAA
- a CDS encoding flavodoxin: MKTLVIFYSLEGNTRFISEIVAKELQADIIELKTVKSFPSTGIKKFVWGGKSVVLKERPELKNKNIDLSDYENIIIGTPIWAGTYAAPFNTFFKQYKFSGKKVAFFACHAGGGTEKCFKMFKKSLPDNTFVGEIDFIDPLKKDKKENNSKAINWAKSLTFD, from the coding sequence ATGAAAACATTAGTTATTTTTTATTCATTAGAAGGGAACACAAGATTTATTTCCGAAATAGTTGCCAAGGAATTACAGGCAGATATTATTGAATTAAAGACTGTAAAATCATTTCCGTCCACTGGAATTAAAAAATTCGTTTGGGGTGGAAAAAGCGTTGTGCTAAAGGAAAGACCAGAATTAAAAAATAAAAATATTGATTTAAGTGACTATGAAAATATTATTATTGGTACACCAATATGGGCGGGAACTTATGCTGCACCATTTAATACTTTTTTTAAACAATATAAATTTTCAGGAAAAAAGGTTGCGTTTTTTGCATGCCATGCAGGTGGAGGAACTGAAAAATGTTTTAAGATGTTTAAGAAATCACTCCCTGATAATACTTTTGTCGGAGAAATAGACTTTATTGATCCATTAAAAAAAGATAAAAAAGAAAACAATAGTAAAGCAATTAATTGGGCTAAAAGTTTAACATTTGATTAA
- a CDS encoding integrase core domain-containing protein yields MKLHGIRSIVRVKYKQDRILSIDTINILAAKYDLNGCIIHSDQGVHYTNKEYAKLLESLGVTHSMSRKGNCWDNAVAESFFSHFKCESIYIMKNKIRYPQDVINVTEEYTEYYTNFRPQKKLGGMTPISYRNAYNIVLKNLLYYVYLNCTPLRGHSKPSPKI; encoded by the coding sequence ATGAAATTACATGGTATACGTTCTATTGTAAGAGTAAAATATAAACAAGATAGAATTCTTAGTATAGATACCATTAATATTCTTGCAGCTAAATATGATTTAAATGGTTGTATAATTCATAGTGATCAAGGTGTACATTACACAAATAAAGAATATGCAAAATTACTAGAAAGTTTAGGTGTAACACATAGCATGTCTCGTAAAGGCAATTGTTGGGACAATGCTGTTGCTGAAAGTTTTTTCAGTCACTTTAAATGTGAAAGTATCTATATTATGAAAAATAAAATAAGATATCCTCAAGATGTAATTAATGTTACAGAGGAATATACTGAGTACTATACAAATTTTCGTCCGCAAAAGAAATTAGGTGGAATGACCCCTATTTCATATAGAAATGCTTATAATATAGTTTTAAAAAATCTATTATATTATGTGTACCTAAATTGTACACCTTTAAGGGGTCACTCCAAACCGTCCCCTAAAATATAG